In a single window of the Saccharothrix australiensis genome:
- a CDS encoding chitinase, with protein MIRRLTRLLAVGAALALTSSLTAAATAAPAEDVCAVKSKPTGKVLHGYWENWDGAKNGVHPPMGWIPITDQRIRDNGYNVINAAFPVIRGDGTVLWEDGMDANVKVATPAEMCAAKAAGLTILMSIGGATAGIDLNSSAVADRFVQTVVPILKKYNFDGIDIDVETGLTGSGNINTPSTSQANLIRIIDGVLAQMPSNFGLTMAPETAYVTGGSVTYGSIWGAYLPIVKKYADNGRLWWLNMQYYNGNMYGCNGDSYSAGTVQGFTAQTNCLNKGLVIQGTTIKVPFDKQVPGLPAQPGAGGGHMSPGLVAQAWNTYSGGLKGLMTWSINWDGSRGWTFGRNVKSLQGR; from the coding sequence ATGATTCGTCGGCTGACACGACTGCTCGCCGTCGGCGCGGCACTGGCCCTCACCTCGTCGCTGACCGCCGCGGCGACCGCGGCACCGGCCGAGGACGTGTGCGCGGTCAAGTCCAAGCCCACCGGGAAGGTGCTGCACGGCTACTGGGAGAACTGGGACGGCGCCAAGAACGGCGTGCACCCGCCGATGGGGTGGATACCCATCACCGACCAGCGCATCCGGGACAACGGCTACAACGTGATCAACGCCGCGTTCCCGGTGATCCGCGGCGACGGCACGGTGCTGTGGGAGGACGGGATGGACGCGAACGTCAAGGTCGCCACCCCGGCCGAGATGTGCGCGGCCAAGGCGGCGGGCCTGACGATCCTGATGTCCATCGGCGGCGCGACGGCGGGCATCGACCTGAACTCGTCGGCCGTGGCGGACCGGTTCGTGCAGACGGTGGTGCCGATCCTGAAGAAGTACAACTTCGACGGCATCGACATCGACGTCGAGACCGGCCTGACCGGCAGCGGCAACATCAACACGCCGTCGACCTCGCAGGCCAACCTGATCCGGATCATCGACGGCGTGCTGGCGCAGATGCCGTCGAACTTCGGCCTGACGATGGCGCCGGAGACCGCGTACGTGACCGGCGGCAGCGTCACCTACGGCTCGATCTGGGGCGCGTACCTGCCGATCGTGAAGAAGTACGCCGACAACGGCCGCCTGTGGTGGCTGAACATGCAGTACTACAACGGCAACATGTACGGCTGCAACGGCGACTCCTACTCGGCGGGCACGGTGCAGGGCTTCACCGCCCAGACGAACTGCCTGAACAAGGGGCTGGTCATCCAGGGCACGACGATCAAGGTGCCGTTCGACAAGCAGGTGCCCGGCCTGCCCGCCCAGCCCGGCGCGGGCGGCGGCCACATGTCGCCCGGCCTGGTCGCGCAGGCGTGGAACACCTACAGCGGCGGGCTCAAGGGCCTGATGACCTGGTCGATCAACTGGGACGGCTCGCGGGGCTGGACCTTCGGCCGCAACGTGAAGTCCCTCCAGGGCCGCTGA
- a CDS encoding FAD-dependent oxidoreductase produces MGDVAVIGSGVIGLTCALRLAEAGHRVEVVADRRPPDTVSAVAGGLWFPYRAAPPDRVLRWGAVSLSRFAALAGEGGNGVLLREGVVLHRRASPDLGWTAAVRGHRPASAAELPGGAVSGVVCTLPVVDLPVYLEWLVGRCARAGVRFRSATVGRLAELPQERVVVAAGLRSGELTGDPSLAPVRGQVVRLANPGLTRWVVDDDNPAGMAYVIPRDGDVVCGGTADEGESDLAVDPAVERAVLARAVALAPELRDAPVLSRAVGLRPVRPSVRVDRVERDGRVVISCYGHGGAGVTLSWGCAEDVVELAGR; encoded by the coding sequence ATGGGAGATGTGGCGGTGATCGGGTCCGGCGTGATCGGGTTGACGTGCGCGCTGCGGCTGGCCGAGGCGGGGCACCGGGTCGAGGTGGTCGCCGACCGGCGTCCGCCGGACACCGTGTCGGCGGTGGCGGGCGGGCTGTGGTTCCCCTACCGGGCCGCGCCGCCCGACCGGGTGCTGCGGTGGGGCGCGGTGTCGCTGTCCCGGTTCGCCGCGCTGGCCGGGGAGGGCGGGAACGGGGTGCTCCTGCGGGAGGGCGTCGTGCTGCACCGCCGCGCCTCGCCCGACCTGGGGTGGACGGCCGCGGTGCGCGGGCACCGGCCGGCGTCGGCGGCGGAGCTGCCGGGCGGCGCGGTGTCCGGCGTGGTGTGCACGCTGCCCGTGGTGGACCTGCCGGTGTACCTGGAGTGGCTGGTCGGGCGGTGCGCGCGGGCGGGGGTGCGGTTCCGGTCGGCGACGGTCGGCCGGCTCGCGGAGCTGCCGCAGGAGCGGGTCGTCGTCGCCGCCGGGCTGCGGTCGGGCGAGCTGACCGGCGACCCGTCGCTCGCGCCGGTGCGCGGCCAGGTCGTGCGGCTGGCCAACCCCGGCCTGACGCGGTGGGTGGTGGACGACGACAACCCCGCCGGGATGGCCTACGTGATCCCGCGCGACGGCGACGTGGTGTGCGGCGGCACGGCGGACGAGGGGGAGTCGGACCTGGCGGTGGACCCGGCGGTGGAGCGCGCCGTGCTGGCGCGGGCGGTGGCGCTGGCGCCGGAGCTGCGCGACGCGCCCGTGCTGTCCCGCGCGGTGGGGCTGCGGCCCGTCCGGCCGTCGGTGCGGGTGGACCGGGTCGAGCGGGACGGGCGCGTGGTGATCAGCTGCTACGGGCACGGCGGGGCCGGTGTCACGCTGTCGTGGGGCTGCGCCGAGGACGTGGTGGAGCTGGCCGGGCGGTGA